The following coding sequences lie in one Rhea pennata isolate bPtePen1 chromosome 10, bPtePen1.pri, whole genome shotgun sequence genomic window:
- the GCNT3 gene encoding beta-1,3-galactosyl-O-glycosyl-glycoprotein beta-1,6-N-acetylglucosaminyltransferase 3 encodes MQLCSRKPSLAARRRCVLLLGSLLLVAAVALRGTTGPCHDTHPGTDTHPRCRNHLYQALTLSSDSKINCSGIIHGDATAIQEAALSRLEVANKKVPLMPEEYLNLTKDCSRFKATRQFIEIPLSQEEAEFPIAYSMVIHDKIEMFERLLRSIYTPQNLYCIHIDRKSPATFQEAVRAITACFPNVFVASRLENVVYASWSRLQADLNCMQDLLQNPVPWRYFINTCGTDFPIKTNAEIVRTLKVLQGRNSIESERPSALKQERWRYHHEVTQFIFRTATEKQPPPHGFPMFTGNAYIVAARAFVEHLFQSPTVQQFLEWAKDTYSPDEHVWATLNRMPGVPGSVPHNDKFELSDMNAMARLVKWQYLEGDTSKGAPYPPCTGRHQRAVCVYGAGDLPWMLQQHHLLANKFDPLVDEAAIQCLEVHLRHRALYGRGL; translated from the coding sequence atgcagctgtgcagcaggaaGCCAtcgctggcggcgcggcgccgctgcgtgctgctgctgggctccctgctgctggtcGCCGCCGTGGCGCTGCGTGGCACCACCGGGCCCTGCCACGACACCCATCCAGGCACCGACACCCACCCCCGCTGCCGCAACCACCTCTACCAGGCACTCACACTTTCCTCCGACAGCAAGATCAACTGCTCAGGGATCATCCACGGGGATGCAACAGCCATCCAGGAGGCTGCCCTCAGCAGGCTGGAGGTGGCCAACAAAAAGGTCCCTCTGATGCCTGAGGAGTATTTGAACCTGACGAAGGACTGCAGCCGCTTCAAGGCGACGCGGCAGTTCATTGAGATCCCGCTAagccaggaggaagcagagtTTCCCATTGCCTACTCCATGGTCATCCACGACAAAATTGAGATGTTCGAGCGGCTCCTGCGGTCCATCTACACCCCCCAGAATCTCTACTGCATCCACATCGACAGGAAGTCACCAGCCACCTTCCAGGAGGCTGTGCGAGCCATCACCGCCTGCTTCCCCAATGTCTTTGTGGCCAGCCGCCTGGAGAACGTGGTCTATGCTTCCTGGTCCCGGCTGCAGGCTGACCTGAACTGCATGCAGGACCTGCTCCAGAACCCTGTGCCCTGGCGTTACTTTATCAACACCTGCGGCACTGACTTCCCCATCAAGACTAATGCTGAGATTGTTCGCACTCTGAAGGTCCTGCAGGGGCGGAACAGCATTGAGTCTGAGAGGCCCTCGGCCCTCAAGCAGGAGCGCTGGCGGTACCACCATGAAGTGACGCAGTTCATCTTCAGGACAGCTACAGAGAAACAGCCACCACCGCATGGCTTCCCCATGTTCACAGGCAACGCGTACATTGTGGCCGCACGGGCCTTCGTGGAGCACCTCTTCCAGAGCCCCACAGTGCAGCAGTTCCTCGAGTGGGCCAAGGACACCTACAGCCCCGACGAGCACGTCTGGGCCACCCTCAACCGCATGCCCGGCGTGCCAGGGTCTGTGCCACACAACGACAAGTTCGAGCTCTCAGACATGAACGCCATGGCCCGCCTGGTCAAGTGGCAGTACTTGGAGGGCGACACCAGCAAGGGCGCGCCTTACCCGCCCTGCACCGGCCGGCACCAGCGCGCTGTCTGTGTCTACGGCGCCGGGGACCTGCCCTGGATGCTCCAGCAGCACCATCTCTTGGCCAACAAGTTCGACCCGCTGGTGGACGAGGCCGCTATCCAGTGCCTCGAGGTGCACCTGCGCCACAGGGCCCTCTACGGACGGGGGCTCTGA
- the GTF2A2 gene encoding transcription initiation factor IIA subunit 2, giving the protein MAYQLYRNTTLGNSLQESLDELIQSQQITPQLALQVLLQFDKAINSALAQRVRNRVNFRGSLNTYRFCDNVWTFVLNDVEFREVTELVKVDKVKIVACDGKNTGSNTAE; this is encoded by the exons ATGGCCTATCAGCTCTACAGAAACACCACGCTGGGCAACAGCCTCCAGGAGAGCCTGGACGAGCTCATACAG TCCCAACAAATCACTCCTCAGTTGGCCCTTCAGGTGCTACTTCAGTTTGATAAAGCTATAAATTCGGCACTGGCGCAACGAGTCAGGAACAGAGTTAATTTCAGG GGATCTCTGAATACATACAGGTTCTGTGACAACGTATGGACATTTGTACTGAATGATGTTGAATTTAGGGAGGTCACTGAACTTGTGAAAGTGGATAAAGTGAAAATTGTAGCGTGTGATGGAAAAA aCACTGGGTCCAATACTGCAGAATGA